One window of Mixophyes fleayi isolate aMixFle1 chromosome 3, aMixFle1.hap1, whole genome shotgun sequence genomic DNA carries:
- the TMEM151B gene encoding transmembrane protein 151B, whose protein sequence is MSPPASGASESSTGSVPQEETDAVRELQRPVKQSFSKSLCRESHWKCLLLSLLIYGCMGAMTWCHVTKVTRLTFDSAYKGNSMMYHDSPCSNGYVYIPLAFLVMLYVVYLVECWHCYTKNELQYKVDLESVQERVQRMQQATPCIWWKAISYHYVRRTRQVTRYRNGDAYTTTQVYHERVNTHVAESEFDYNNCGVKDVSKDLTDLDSYPVTRLRFTKCFSFANVESENSYLTQRARFFTENEGLDDYMEAREGMHLKNVDFKEYMVAFSDPDNLPWYVSHYIFWVAGLLTLSWPLRVLNEYRTSCVHYHVEKLFGFDFTPVTPADDRTLCRRMPRVNTIDSTELEWHIRSNQQLVPSYSEAVLMDLAGISSSYTACRYTRGYRQNCERCHHTISSSSIFSRSALSICNGSPRIPFSSSRFSLSRLYGSRRSCMWQSRSESLNEQSGPTEQTRLSSQVTVEEEEPPPYQDALYFPVLIVHRNEGCTNHDHRRLHRNGSCVETSL, encoded by the coding sequence CAAAGGCCGGTGAAGCAGTCGTTCAGCAAGTCGCTGTGTCGGGAATCCCACTGGAAATGTCTCTTGCTGTCTCTACTCATCTATGGCTGCATGGGTGCTATGACTTGGTGCCACGTTACCAAAGTCACTCGGTTGACCTTTGACAGTGCCTATAAAGGAAACTCCATGATGTATCATGATAGTCCTTGCTCCAATGGCTATGTCTACATCCCCTTGGCCTTTCTGGTCATGCTGTATGTGGTGTACCTGGTGGAATGTTGGCATTGCTACACCAAGAATGAGCTACAGTATAAAGTGGACCTGGAGAGCGTCCAGGAACGGGTACAAAGGATGCAGCAGGCTACGCCATGTATCTGGTGGAAGGCCATCAGCTATCACTATGTACGTAGGACTCGACAGGTGACTCGTTACCGAAATGGGGATGCATACACAACGACCCAGGTGTACCATGAGCGTGTCAATACTCATGTGGCAGAATCAGAGTTTGACTACAACAATTGTGGCGTGAAAGATGTCTCCAAAGACCTGACTGACCTCGATAGCTATCCTGTCACAAGGCTGAGGTTCACCAAGTGCTTCAGTTTTGCAAATGTGGAGTCTGAGAACTCGTATCTGACACAGAGAGCTCGATTCTTTACTGAAAACGAGGGTCTGGATGATTACATGGAAGCTCGAGAGGGAATGCACCTGAAAAACGTGGACTTCAAGGAATACATGGTTGCATTTTCTGACCCAGACAACCTTCCCTGGTATGTGTCCCACTATATTTTCTGGGTAGCTGGACTGCTAACACTGTCCTGGCCGCTAAGGGTCCTGAATGAGTATCGCACCTCATGTGTCCACTACCATGTAGAAAAGCTCTTTGGATTTGACTTTACACCCGTGACTCCCGCAGATGATCGGACCTTGTGCAGGAGAATGCCACGTGTTAACACCATCGACAGCACAGAACTGGAGTGGCATATACGTTCTAACCAGCAGCTGGTACCCAGTTACTCTGAAGCCGTCCTGATGGATCTGGCAGGCATCTCCTCCAGTTATACGGCCTGCCGGTATACCCGGGGTTATCGTCAGAATTGTGAGCGGTGTCATCATACTATCAGCAGCTCCTCCATTTTCTCCCGTAGCGCCCTCAGTATCTGTAACGGCAGTCCGAGGATTCCTTTCAGCAGCAGTCGGTTCTCCCTGTCTCGTCTGTATGGATCTCGTCGCAGCTGCATGTGGCAGAGTCGCAGTGAAAGCCTCAATGAGCAGAGTGGTCCTACAGAGCAGACACGGCTGTCCAGTCAGGTAACAGTGGAAGAGGAGGAACCCCCTCCATACCAGGATGCTCTCTATTTCCCCGTTCTCATTGTCCACCGCAACGAAGGCTGCACAAACCATGACCATCGACGTCTCCACCGCAATGGATCTTGTGTAGAAACCTCACTGTGA